From one Bacteroides eggerthii genomic stretch:
- a CDS encoding porin, which translates to MKTILKAVFLLCCAMLPASAARAQKKVIIEEESPKGVVLVTIDKAGDEIIRIMNESQLTYIHEPQAPRFLLTDRKGKFALGIGGYVRATAEYDFGGIVDNIDFIPAYIPNGSKIRNQFQMDAGTSTIFLKLVGHTKILGDFVVYTAGNFRDGSSKGFQLRNAYVSFRDITVGYTYGGFMDLGALPSTIDFQGPDGATFYRATQLAYTYKGLKNFRFNASIEMPSVDGTTNDGLTIAQQRMPDFTAYAQYGWNSKSHLRVGGLIRSMTYTDAQSDKAHAVTGFGVQASATFNLGRQWQVFGQATYGKGIGQYLNDISNLNVDIVPDPDNEGKMQALPMLGWYAGLQYNISPKVFLSSTYSMSRLYSENGYPANEADTYRYGQYFVANLFWNVTPDMQVGAEYLRGWRTNFDSSANHANRMNLLVQYSF; encoded by the coding sequence ATGAAAACAATCTTAAAAGCAGTGTTTCTGCTGTGCTGTGCAATGCTGCCGGCATCCGCAGCCCGCGCACAAAAAAAAGTGATTATCGAGGAAGAATCCCCCAAAGGCGTCGTACTGGTGACCATAGACAAGGCAGGCGACGAAATTATCCGCATCATGAACGAGTCGCAACTCACCTACATCCACGAACCGCAAGCGCCCCGTTTCCTGCTGACGGACAGAAAAGGCAAGTTTGCCCTGGGTATCGGCGGCTACGTACGTGCCACAGCAGAGTATGACTTCGGAGGTATCGTAGACAACATCGACTTCATCCCGGCATATATCCCCAACGGAAGCAAAATCAGGAACCAGTTCCAAATGGATGCCGGCACTTCCACCATTTTCCTGAAACTGGTGGGGCATACCAAAATCCTCGGAGATTTCGTGGTGTACACCGCCGGCAACTTCCGGGACGGCTCCAGCAAAGGATTCCAACTGCGCAATGCCTACGTCTCTTTCCGGGACATAACGGTGGGCTACACCTACGGCGGCTTCATGGACTTAGGCGCACTGCCTTCCACAATCGACTTCCAGGGTCCCGACGGAGCGACTTTTTATCGCGCCACCCAACTGGCATATACCTACAAGGGACTGAAGAATTTCCGCTTCAACGCTTCCATCGAAATGCCCTCCGTAGACGGAACAACCAATGACGGACTCACCATCGCACAACAGCGCATGCCGGACTTCACCGCCTATGCACAGTACGGCTGGAACAGCAAAAGCCATTTGCGCGTGGGCGGGCTTATCCGCAGCATGACCTACACCGATGCGCAGAGCGACAAGGCGCATGCCGTCACCGGGTTCGGCGTACAGGCATCCGCCACTTTCAATCTGGGCAGGCAATGGCAGGTGTTCGGGCAGGCCACTTACGGAAAAGGCATCGGACAATACCTCAACGACATCAGCAACCTGAATGTGGACATTGTTCCCGATCCCGACAACGAAGGAAAGATGCAGGCACTGCCCATGCTGGGCTGGTATGCAGGCCTGCAATACAACATCAGTCCGAAGGTGTTCCTTTCGAGCACATACAGCATGTCGCGCCTTTATTCCGAAAACGGCTATCCTGCCAACGAAGCGGATACCTACCGTTACGGGCAATATTTCGTAGCGAATCTGTTTTGGAATGTCACTCCCGACATGCAGGTAGGCGCGGAATACCTGCGCGGCTGGCGTACGAATTTCGACAGTTCCGCCAATCATGCCAACCGCATGAACCTGCTGGTACAATATTCTTTCTAA
- a CDS encoding queuosine precursor transporter — translation MKQKVSVPFMLLGILFNVCLIAANLLETKVIQVFGITVTAGLLVFPVSYIINDCIAEVWGFRKARLIIWSGFAMNFFVVMLGLIAVALPAAPFWEGAPHFNFVFGMAPRIVAASLSAFLVGSFLNAYVMSRMKVASGGRHFSARAIWSTVAGETADSLIFFPVAFGGIIAWQELLVMMCIQIVLKSLYEVLILPVTIRVVNAIKRIDGSDVYDEGISYKVWKISEI, via the coding sequence ATGAAGCAAAAAGTATCTGTACCTTTTATGCTGCTGGGCATTCTGTTCAATGTCTGTCTGATAGCGGCCAATCTTCTTGAGACAAAAGTCATTCAGGTTTTCGGCATCACCGTTACTGCCGGACTGTTAGTGTTTCCCGTTTCCTATATCATCAACGATTGCATTGCCGAAGTGTGGGGATTTCGCAAGGCGCGCCTGATCATCTGGAGCGGCTTTGCCATGAACTTCTTTGTGGTGATGCTGGGACTGATTGCCGTTGCCCTGCCGGCTGCTCCCTTTTGGGAAGGGGCGCCCCATTTCAATTTTGTCTTTGGCATGGCGCCGCGCATTGTCGCGGCAAGTTTGTCGGCATTTCTGGTGGGCTCGTTTTTAAATGCCTACGTCATGAGCCGCATGAAAGTGGCAAGCGGCGGACGGCACTTCTCAGCACGCGCCATTTGGTCGACGGTGGCGGGTGAGACTGCCGATTCGCTGATCTTCTTTCCGGTGGCGTTTGGAGGCATCATCGCGTGGCAGGAGCTGCTGGTGATGATGTGCATCCAGATTGTGCTGAAATCCCTGTATGAGGTGCTGATTCTTCCGGTGACAATCCGGGTGGTGAACGCAATCAAGAGAATAGACGGAAGCGATGTCTATGATGAGGGAATATCCTATAAAGTGTGGAAAATCAGTGAGATTTAA
- the queC gene encoding 7-cyano-7-deazaguanine synthase QueC — translation MNKEAALVVFSGGQDSTTCLFWAKREFKKVYALSFLYGQKHRKEVDLAREIARKAGVEFEVMDVSLIGKLGRNSLTDTGMAMDEEKPADSFPNTFVPGRNLFFLSIAAVYAREKGINHIVTGVSQTDFSGYPDCRDTFIKSLNVTLNLAMDGQFVFHTPLMWIDKAETWALADELGVLDLIRHETLTCYNGIPGDGCGHCPACKLRREGLEKYLAGKG, via the coding sequence GTGAACAAAGAAGCAGCATTGGTCGTGTTCAGCGGTGGGCAGGATTCGACAACTTGCCTGTTCTGGGCAAAGCGTGAGTTTAAGAAAGTATATGCGTTGAGTTTCCTGTATGGGCAGAAGCACCGGAAGGAAGTGGACTTGGCGCGGGAGATAGCGCGTAAAGCGGGAGTGGAGTTTGAAGTGATGGATGTATCGCTCATCGGTAAGCTGGGACGCAACTCCTTGACGGACACCGGTATGGCTATGGATGAGGAAAAACCGGCGGATAGTTTCCCGAACACTTTTGTGCCGGGACGCAACCTGTTCTTTCTTAGCATTGCCGCCGTCTATGCCCGCGAAAAGGGCATCAATCACATCGTGACGGGTGTGTCGCAAACGGATTTCAGCGGGTATCCCGATTGCCGGGACACTTTCATCAAATCGTTGAACGTAACGCTCAACCTTGCCATGGACGGGCAGTTTGTCTTTCACACGCCCCTGATGTGGATTGACAAGGCCGAGACTTGGGCATTGGCGGATGAGCTGGGAGTGCTCGACCTGATCCGCCACGAAACGCTCACCTGCTATAACGGCATCCCCGGTGACGGGTGCGGACATTGTCCGGCATGTAAGCTGAGGCGTGAGGGGCTGGAGAAGTATCTGGCGGGAAAAGGATAA
- the queF gene encoding preQ(1) synthase, with the protein MAELKDQLSLLGRKTEYKQDYAPEVLEAFDNKHPGNDYWVRFNCPEFTSLCPITGQPDFAEIRISYIPDVKMVESKSLKLYLFSFRNHGAFHEDCVNIIMKDLIRLMNPKYIEVTGIFTPRGGISIYPYANYGRPGTKYEQMAEHRLMSRE; encoded by the coding sequence ATGGCCGAGTTAAAAGACCAGCTTTCCTTGCTGGGAAGAAAAACCGAATATAAACAGGACTATGCTCCGGAAGTGCTGGAAGCGTTTGACAACAAGCATCCCGGTAATGATTATTGGGTACGTTTCAACTGTCCGGAATTCACCAGCCTTTGTCCCATAACGGGGCAGCCGGATTTTGCGGAAATCCGCATCAGCTATATTCCCGATGTGAAAATGGTGGAGAGCAAGAGCCTGAAACTCTATCTGTTCAGTTTTCGCAATCATGGCGCTTTCCATGAGGACTGCGTGAATATCATAATGAAAGACCTTATCCGCCTGATGAACCCCAAGTACATCGAGGTTACGGGAATTTTCACCCCGCGTGGCGGGATCTCTATTTATCCTTATGCCAACTATGGCCGTCCCGGCACGAAATACGAACAAATGGCGGAACATCGTTTGATGAGTCGGGAGTAG
- a CDS encoding TonB-dependent receptor, translated as MISGKVISTEKEVVDFATVYLKGTGHGGITNQEGIYHVSAPAGNYTLVVSAVGYKTVEKPVTLLRGQRVRQNITISPETQQLDEVTVVSTGVSRLKRSAFNAVAVDTKELQNTTKNLSDALAKAPGMKLRESGGVGSDMQLMLDGFSGKHVKVFIDGVPQEGVGSSFGLNNIPVNFADRIEVYKGVVPVGFGTDAIGGVINIVTNKKRRRWFLDASYSYGSFNTHKSNVNFGQTFKNGFTYEINAFQNYSDNDYHIEAPVEDFETGRIDRDKKVRVKRFNDTYHNEAVVGKVGVVDKKWADRLMLGFTYSNMYQDIQTGVRQDIVYGQKHRKGHSLMPSLEYYKRNLLAKGLDVALTVNYNKNLTTNVDTASYKYNWYGDRKLLNSPGEQSYQHSRADNNNWNGTFTANYRLGKMHMLTFNHVLNTFSRSNTSLLAKEEQSDAIAKETRKNISGVSYRLMPSETWNLSVFGKYYNQFVAGPVATDANQNDYVRTTRSVSSIGYGAAGTYFILPGLQAKLSYEKAYRLPTIEEMFGNEDLEMGDIGIRPENSDNVNLNLSYNRTFGRHSVYVEGGLVYRNTKDYIQRNITDLSGGKSAATYINYGKVLTKGYNISARYGFGKWVSVGGNFTQMDVRDNMKTSISGSAENIAYKERMPNLPYIFADSDVTFYWRDLGRKGNALTVSYDNQYLHSFTYYSSKIGSNKGDYVVPSQFSHNLSLSYSLRDGRYNLSFECRNFTDEQLYDNFSLQKAGRAFYGKVRVYFGN; from the coding sequence ATGATTTCCGGTAAGGTCATATCTACGGAAAAAGAAGTGGTGGACTTTGCGACGGTCTATCTGAAAGGAACCGGTCATGGGGGAATAACCAATCAGGAAGGTATCTATCATGTGAGTGCGCCCGCGGGAAACTATACGCTGGTGGTGTCGGCTGTCGGCTATAAAACCGTAGAGAAACCGGTGACGCTGCTCAGAGGGCAACGGGTGAGGCAGAACATAACAATCAGTCCCGAAACCCAGCAGTTGGACGAAGTGACGGTAGTGTCGACGGGGGTAAGCCGCCTCAAGCGTTCGGCGTTCAATGCTGTGGCAGTGGATACGAAGGAATTGCAGAATACAACCAAGAACCTGAGTGACGCACTGGCCAAAGCGCCGGGCATGAAGCTGCGCGAGTCGGGCGGGGTAGGGTCGGACATGCAGCTTATGCTGGACGGTTTCAGCGGAAAACATGTAAAGGTGTTTATCGACGGCGTTCCGCAGGAAGGTGTGGGAAGCTCTTTCGGACTGAATAATATTCCGGTGAATTTTGCAGACCGTATCGAAGTCTATAAAGGCGTAGTGCCTGTGGGGTTCGGGACGGATGCCATCGGCGGGGTCATCAATATCGTCACGAACAAGAAACGCCGCCGCTGGTTTTTGGATGCATCCTATTCCTACGGCTCGTTCAATACGCATAAATCCAACGTGAACTTCGGACAGACCTTCAAGAACGGCTTCACCTATGAGATCAATGCTTTTCAGAACTATTCGGACAATGATTATCACATTGAAGCTCCGGTAGAAGACTTTGAGACGGGCAGGATAGACCGCGATAAAAAGGTGCGCGTCAAACGTTTCAATGATACGTACCATAATGAAGCGGTCGTTGGCAAAGTGGGGGTGGTCGACAAGAAATGGGCGGACCGTTTGATGCTGGGTTTCACCTACTCCAATATGTATCAGGACATACAGACCGGAGTGCGTCAGGACATCGTTTACGGCCAGAAACACAGGAAAGGACATTCGCTGATGCCTTCGTTGGAATATTACAAGCGTAATTTGTTGGCAAAAGGGCTGGATGTGGCGCTGACCGTAAACTACAACAAGAACCTGACAACGAATGTGGACACCGCTTCCTATAAATACAACTGGTATGGAGACAGGAAGTTGCTGAACTCTCCCGGAGAACAGTCCTACCAACATTCGCGTGCCGACAATAACAACTGGAATGGTACGTTCACCGCCAATTATCGCCTTGGCAAGATGCACATGCTGACTTTCAACCATGTGCTGAACACTTTCAGCCGTTCCAATACTTCTCTGCTTGCCAAAGAGGAACAGTCGGATGCCATAGCGAAGGAGACCCGCAAGAACATCTCCGGTGTCTCTTACCGTCTGATGCCGTCCGAAACCTGGAACTTATCTGTGTTCGGCAAGTATTACAACCAGTTTGTTGCCGGACCGGTAGCCACCGATGCTAACCAAAACGACTATGTGCGCACTACCCGTAGCGTAAGCTCCATAGGGTATGGGGCTGCCGGAACTTATTTCATCCTGCCGGGACTGCAGGCAAAACTCTCTTATGAAAAAGCCTACCGCCTGCCCACCATAGAAGAGATGTTCGGCAATGAGGATCTGGAAATGGGAGACATTGGCATCAGACCGGAGAACAGCGATAACGTAAACCTGAACCTAAGCTATAACAGGACTTTCGGCAGACATTCCGTATATGTGGAAGGAGGGCTGGTTTATCGCAATACCAAGGATTATATCCAGCGCAACATAACCGATCTGAGTGGCGGCAAGTCGGCAGCCACTTATATAAACTACGGAAAGGTACTGACGAAGGGATATAACATATCCGCCCGTTACGGCTTCGGCAAATGGGTGAGTGTCGGCGGTAATTTCACGCAGATGGACGTGCGCGATAATATGAAGACTTCCATATCCGGCAGTGCGGAGAACATTGCCTACAAAGAACGTATGCCCAACCTGCCGTATATCTTTGCCGATTCCGACGTGACATTCTACTGGCGGGACCTCGGACGAAAAGGAAATGCACTGACTGTGTCCTACGATAATCAGTACTTGCACAGCTTCACGTACTATTCGTCCAAAATCGGTTCGAATAAAGGCGACTATGTGGTTCCAAGCCAGTTCTCGCATAATCTGTCCCTATCCTACAGCCTTCGCGACGGACGTTATAATCTGTCATTCGAGTGCAGGAACTTTACGGACGAGCAACTGTATGATAATTTCAGTTTGCAGAAGGCCGGACGGGCATTTTATGGAAAGGTACGCGTATACTTCGGCAATTGA
- a CDS encoding DUF4374 domain-containing protein: MKKNLLLAGLFASAMAGPVLTSCTDTEVPGGGNANGSKGDFVVASSVTASNNTVNVLLTSKTLDEGVISTVNNGLVNDGASQWVFYKDRYLYGLTYNQGNAGTTRSYVMNSNNEVQARSGEFAVKRFTTYGIYDKYIITASTGDGPTEYADGNLYLPKMFLLSYLDVAAETFETNDTKVKAYMSENFLGNGEFVTLAGILEHDKKIYSAAVPMGLSQYGAAVDGGKYILPGNETLVKTEDGGSNSSAYKKGELQWTQYPNECWVAIFDDATMTTKKLIKTDKISYACGRFKSQYYQTIWEAGNGDVYVFSPSYAKTMKDARQQTTLPAGVVRIPNGQEDFDSYYCDLEKQSGGKSFLRCWHIADDYFLLLMYDRPLTETGFEAKELAVFKAESKKLTYVTGLPSADLISGFGNTLYAENGYAYMAVTTTDGYPAVYKIDPSSATATKGVAVEATQITGIGKLSPLN, translated from the coding sequence ATGAAAAAGAATCTTTTATTAGCCGGACTTTTCGCCTCTGCAATGGCGGGACCGGTATTGACATCTTGTACGGATACGGAAGTGCCGGGCGGCGGAAACGCCAATGGGTCCAAAGGCGATTTTGTAGTCGCCTCCTCTGTCACTGCTTCAAACAATACGGTGAACGTGTTGCTGACTTCCAAGACTTTGGACGAGGGTGTCATCTCTACCGTCAACAACGGACTTGTCAACGACGGCGCTTCCCAGTGGGTGTTCTATAAAGACCGCTATCTCTATGGGCTGACTTATAATCAGGGAAATGCCGGTACCACCCGTTCTTATGTAATGAACTCCAACAACGAAGTGCAGGCGCGTTCGGGAGAGTTTGCCGTCAAGCGATTTACTACCTATGGCATTTATGACAAATATATCATCACTGCTTCCACCGGCGACGGTCCTACGGAATATGCCGACGGCAACCTGTATCTGCCTAAGATGTTCTTGCTTTCCTATCTGGATGTAGCGGCCGAAACATTCGAGACCAACGACACGAAAGTAAAGGCCTATATGTCTGAGAACTTCTTGGGTAATGGTGAGTTTGTGACATTGGCGGGCATCTTGGAGCATGACAAGAAGATATACAGCGCAGCCGTTCCTATGGGATTGAGCCAGTATGGCGCTGCCGTAGACGGCGGCAAGTATATATTGCCGGGCAATGAGACTTTGGTGAAGACCGAAGACGGCGGTTCCAACAGCAGCGCCTATAAGAAAGGTGAGTTGCAATGGACGCAGTATCCCAACGAGTGTTGGGTGGCAATCTTCGATGATGCTACTATGACGACCAAGAAACTCATCAAGACTGATAAAATCAGTTATGCCTGTGGGCGTTTCAAGTCCCAGTATTACCAGACTATCTGGGAGGCAGGCAACGGCGATGTTTATGTGTTCTCCCCAAGCTATGCCAAAACAATGAAAGATGCCCGTCAGCAGACAACGTTGCCGGCAGGTGTAGTGCGTATTCCCAACGGTCAGGAGGACTTTGACAGCTACTACTGCGATTTGGAGAAACAAAGCGGCGGAAAATCTTTCCTGCGTTGCTGGCATATTGCGGATGACTACTTCCTGTTGCTGATGTACGACCGCCCTCTGACGGAGACAGGCTTTGAAGCCAAAGAACTGGCTGTCTTTAAAGCGGAAAGCAAGAAACTCACATATGTGACCGGGCTTCCGTCGGCAGACCTGATTTCCGGCTTCGGAAATACTCTGTATGCGGAGAACGGCTATGCTTATATGGCTGTGACGACTACGGACGGATATCCTGCCGTCTATAAGATAGACCCGTCGAGCGCAACTGCTACGAAAGGTGTGGCGGTAGAGGCTACACAGATTACGGGTATCGGTAAGTTGAGTCCCTTGAACTGA
- a CDS encoding PepSY-associated TM helix domain-containing protein → MKKAFRRIHLWLSVPFGLIITVICFSGAALVFEDEVMELCRHDLYYVEKAGGTPLPVEHLIGKVAETLPDSVTVTGVSISSDAERAYQVSLSKPRRASIYVDQYTGEVKGRNERAPFFLTMFRLHRWLMDSMKPGDGVFWGKMIVGVSTLMFVFVLISGAVIWWPRTKKVLKNSLKITVNKGWRRFWYGLHVAGGMYALVFLLIMALTGLTWSFSWYRTGFYKVFGAEMKQEGHGKERKGRTSYACWQQVYEELKARNADYRLITISDGSAGVSFARLGNRRAVDRYSFNPQNGEITGTVLYKDTDASGKIRGWIYSMHVGSWGGIVTRIMAFIAALLGGTLPLTGYYLWMRRIGRA, encoded by the coding sequence ATGAAAAAGGCATTTCGTAGAATACACTTATGGCTGTCCGTCCCATTCGGATTGATTATTACGGTTATTTGTTTTTCGGGTGCTGCACTGGTGTTTGAAGATGAAGTAATGGAGTTGTGCAGGCACGACCTCTATTATGTGGAAAAAGCAGGCGGCACTCCGCTTCCGGTGGAACACCTGATTGGGAAAGTTGCCGAAACATTGCCGGACAGCGTTACCGTTACGGGCGTCTCCATTTCCTCTGATGCGGAACGTGCGTATCAGGTCAGCCTGTCAAAACCGCGTCGGGCTTCCATCTATGTGGATCAGTATACGGGTGAGGTGAAAGGACGGAATGAACGTGCACCGTTCTTTCTCACCATGTTCAGGCTGCATCGCTGGCTGATGGACAGCATGAAGCCGGGCGATGGTGTGTTTTGGGGCAAGATGATTGTAGGGGTAAGCACTTTGATGTTCGTGTTCGTACTTATATCGGGTGCCGTCATTTGGTGGCCCCGCACAAAAAAAGTTCTGAAAAACAGCCTGAAGATTACTGTCAATAAAGGCTGGCGGCGCTTTTGGTATGGTTTGCACGTGGCGGGTGGCATGTATGCGCTTGTGTTTCTTTTAATAATGGCTTTGACGGGACTCACCTGGTCTTTCTCATGGTACCGTACAGGTTTTTACAAAGTGTTCGGAGCGGAGATGAAGCAGGAAGGTCATGGGAAAGAAAGAAAAGGGAGAACCTCTTATGCTTGCTGGCAGCAAGTGTATGAGGAACTGAAAGCGCGCAATGCCGATTACAGGCTGATTACGATTTCCGACGGTTCTGCCGGCGTGTCATTCGCGCGGTTGGGCAACCGGCGGGCTGTTGACCGTTACTCCTTTAATCCGCAGAACGGCGAAATCACCGGAACCGTATTGTATAAGGATACCGATGCTTCGGGCAAGATACGCGGCTGGATATATTCTATGCATGTGGGAAGCTGGGGAGGTATCGTTACCCGTATCATGGCGTTCATTGCTGCATTGTTGGGTGGAACGCTTCCGTTGACAGGCTATTATTTGTGGATGAGGCGCATCGGACGTGCATGA
- a CDS encoding PfkB family carbohydrate kinase produces MSVHDLCCIGYITQDKIVTTKNTIYMPGGTSFYFAHAIKHLDPSGFLLVTALADTEMNVVEDIRKEGIEVKTLPSVHSVCFENIYGENQNERTQRVTAKADPFTMEGLQDVSARIIHLGSLLADDFSLDVIKYLSSKGVLSVDVQGFLRKVDNEKVLPVDWTEKKEALKHIHILKANETEMEVLTGCKDPREAALLIADWGVKEVLLTLGDKGSLIYAKGQFHEIPAYSALQIVDATGCGDTYMVGYLYMRNKGVSYQEAGCFAAAMCTIKLQTHGPFCGTEAEIRRIITPA; encoded by the coding sequence ATGAGTGTACACGATTTATGCTGCATCGGTTATATCACACAAGACAAGATAGTTACCACAAAAAATACGATATACATGCCGGGCGGCACCTCTTTCTACTTTGCGCATGCCATTAAGCATCTCGATCCGAGCGGTTTTTTATTGGTCACGGCCCTTGCCGACACAGAAATGAATGTCGTGGAGGATATACGGAAAGAGGGCATCGAGGTGAAAACTCTGCCCAGCGTCCATTCCGTCTGCTTTGAAAATATATACGGAGAAAACCAGAACGAACGGACTCAGCGTGTCACAGCAAAGGCCGATCCGTTCACAATGGAAGGGTTGCAAGATGTCAGTGCCCGGATCATCCACTTGGGCAGCCTGTTGGCCGATGATTTTTCATTGGATGTCATCAAGTACCTTTCAAGCAAAGGGGTGCTATCGGTAGACGTTCAGGGGTTTCTGCGCAAAGTGGATAATGAGAAGGTGCTGCCGGTGGACTGGACGGAAAAGAAAGAGGCCTTGAAGCATATCCACATACTGAAAGCCAACGAAACCGAAATGGAAGTGCTTACCGGATGCAAAGATCCCCGCGAAGCCGCCTTGCTCATTGCCGACTGGGGCGTGAAAGAAGTATTGCTCACATTGGGAGATAAAGGTTCGCTGATATATGCCAAAGGACAGTTCCATGAAATCCCCGCCTACTCCGCCCTGCAAATAGTAGATGCTACGGGGTGCGGAGACACCTATATGGTAGGCTATCTGTATATGCGTAACAAAGGTGTCTCCTATCAGGAAGCAGGCTGTTTTGCCGCTGCCATGTGCACAATCAAGCTACAAACTCATGGACCGTTTTGCGGGACCGAGGCTGAAATCAGAAGAATAATCACTCCTGCTTAA
- a CDS encoding helix-turn-helix domain-containing protein — translation MKKKILNIDTVHQCNCCMGHKTLHPLVSVIDLSKAPLEQRTVRCDFYTITLIEGEAEYLTYGRKYYDYSNASLIFRIPGETMKLDTGNTLARKGWLLAFHPDLIACTTLESHIKDYSFFFYKLNESLHLSLREKMKIIECIRNIEEELQHAIDCHSKILISRHIELLLDYCARFNERQFITRCEANKTILHKTDLLLSKYILSGKLADGVLPTEEYCADAFHLSPRYFSDLLKFETGKSIHEYFQLMRLNIAKRMLLDKDNTVHMTAKKLGYANVRYFTLLFKKITGITPAKYKYTQN, via the coding sequence ATGAAAAAAAAGATACTAAACATAGATACCGTACATCAATGCAATTGCTGTATGGGCCATAAGACGTTGCATCCGCTGGTGAGTGTCATCGACTTATCCAAGGCACCCCTGGAGCAACGTACTGTCAGATGTGATTTCTATACAATCACCCTGATAGAAGGAGAAGCAGAGTATCTTACGTACGGACGCAAATACTACGATTATTCCAATGCATCGCTGATATTCCGTATCCCCGGAGAAACCATGAAGCTGGACACAGGCAATACGCTTGCCCGGAAAGGTTGGTTATTGGCCTTTCATCCGGACCTGATAGCATGTACAACACTGGAAAGCCACATCAAAGATTATTCATTCTTCTTCTATAAGCTGAACGAGTCACTGCACCTTTCATTACGCGAAAAGATGAAAATTATAGAGTGCATCCGCAATATCGAAGAGGAGCTCCAACACGCCATAGACTGCCATAGCAAGATTTTGATTTCGCGCCATATCGAGTTATTGCTGGATTACTGTGCACGTTTCAACGAACGCCAATTCATCACCCGCTGCGAAGCCAATAAAACAATCTTGCACAAGACAGACCTACTGTTGAGCAAATACATCCTGTCCGGTAAACTGGCAGACGGTGTATTGCCGACAGAAGAATACTGTGCGGATGCCTTCCACCTGTCTCCCCGCTATTTCAGCGATTTATTAAAATTCGAGACCGGAAAAAGCATTCACGAATACTTTCAGCTGATGCGGCTGAACATCGCCAAAAGAATGTTATTGGACAAGGACAATACGGTCCATATGACAGCCAAGAAATTAGGTTATGCAAACGTCCGGTATTTCACCCTCCTATTCAAGAAAATAACAGGAATAACACCTGCAAAATACAAGTACACACAGAACTGA
- a CDS encoding helix-turn-helix domain-containing protein, with protein MKEVIKLDTVDQYNRLFGLETLHPLVSIVNLSEAPRFPTHFTMNYGVYALFLKNVKCGDIRYGRQTYDYQEGTVTSFAPGQVVEVEMQQGVKPNAHGLLFHPDLIKGTSLGQDIKHYSFFSYTSAEALHLSEEEKGIFIDCLEKIKMELQRPIDKHSKRLISRNIELLLDYCMRFYERQFITRSESNKSVLVKFETLLDDYFQSDKLQTDGLPSVKYFADKVFLSPNYFGDLIKKETGKSAQEYIQNRMIDLAKEMIAGTEKTVSQIAYELGFQYSQHFNRIFKKNVGYTPGEYRKLQI; from the coding sequence ATGAAAGAAGTTATTAAGCTGGACACAGTAGATCAATACAACCGGCTCTTTGGACTCGAAACATTACATCCGCTGGTCAGTATAGTAAACCTGTCGGAAGCTCCTCGGTTTCCCACACATTTCACGATGAACTACGGAGTATATGCCCTTTTTCTGAAAAACGTCAAATGCGGAGACATCCGTTACGGCAGGCAGACTTATGATTATCAGGAAGGAACGGTTACCAGTTTCGCTCCGGGACAGGTCGTTGAGGTAGAGATGCAGCAAGGAGTAAAGCCAAATGCCCATGGCCTGTTGTTCCATCCCGATTTGATCAAAGGAACTTCTTTGGGACAGGATATCAAACATTATTCGTTTTTTTCGTATACCTCAGCCGAAGCCCTGCATCTGTCTGAAGAAGAAAAGGGAATATTCATAGATTGTTTGGAAAAAATAAAGATGGAGCTGCAACGCCCCATCGACAAGCATAGCAAGCGTCTGATATCACGAAACATCGAGTTATTGCTGGATTACTGTATGCGGTTCTATGAAAGGCAGTTCATCACCCGTTCGGAAAGCAACAAAAGTGTATTGGTAAAATTCGAAACACTGCTCGATGACTATTTCCAAAGTGACAAACTGCAAACAGACGGACTGCCTTCCGTAAAATACTTTGCGGACAAAGTGTTCCTGTCCCCCAACTATTTCGGTGACCTGATAAAAAAAGAAACCGGAAAAAGCGCACAGGAATATATCCAGAACAGGATGATCGACTTAGCCAAGGAGATGATTGCAGGAACAGAGAAAACCGTCAGCCAGATTGCTTATGAGTTAGGGTTCCAATATTCACAGCACTTCAATCGTATATTCAAAAAGAATGTAGGATACACACCCGGAGAATACAGAAAGCTACAAATATAA